A portion of the Acidisarcina polymorpha genome contains these proteins:
- a CDS encoding serine/threonine-protein kinase yields MKRVIEHYELVRKLGSGGSGVVYLANDTQLMRPVVLKILRRTTLPMEQMRTTVLREARLASAIEHPNVCAIYEVGEEGEEAFIVMQYVPGQSLDKIIAQGPASLQLVLSVGIQIADGLSAAHQLGIFHRDLKPANVMLTDGGLVKILDFGLARRLPPEDAEFDPSKTASPRAGGPAKATYTARGGTIAYMAPEQFVTGQSSVQSDIWALGIILYELVSGRHPFARPDGEEFQSIRAIQYADPVSLTECCPDVPPELGSVIFRCLEKTPQERYSSAADVREAMKTIMKALQIETGIIPGDAAANLPVSPAEVEKRSTGFLSMLAERFRESAATQAKQNTVLVLPFQNLGAANVAPLYGYALADAIGARLARMSSLVVRPASALMSVPVQQLDPLAIGHKLLVQFVLAGSFFRSEQGFDLNWQLLDVPGESLKAGGAISVPSFDLVSVQNEICTEVFSSLQGLGQGFVQKSQGFPTGRSETLADTSSEDYLQGRAMLSAFMQRTSSRSDLDRARELFEKVVANDPNFAPAWSGLGITHLQYVRYGFGGQMHVMAARRAFDQALEIDPGSIEANLYRVYMLLSRGEKESARHGIEHLLLTSANNSDVHMIAGMTLRLDGMYDEAMEQFNRSLQLNPSNAPVIYNHRARVYQYQNQLELAGDELAKGLSLEPRHPLLRTSVAYQHMRKGEMRQAIEILEGVIRDDASMRIAYPTLAMCYTQIGERERAASLIEEGSLAAAQVDSEMAYRLATYFAVEGDESEALHWLRRAIYLGNENYPWFSKNPAWNRLRAHGDFDRILEDLKKNFRRNQKNWKRLLERVPREA; encoded by the coding sequence ATGAAGCGTGTGATCGAGCACTACGAGTTGGTCCGTAAGTTGGGTTCCGGCGGCAGCGGGGTCGTCTATTTAGCCAACGACACCCAGTTGATGCGTCCCGTCGTGTTGAAGATCCTGCGACGGACAACGCTGCCCATGGAGCAGATGCGGACAACCGTGTTACGCGAGGCGCGGCTCGCCTCGGCGATCGAGCATCCGAATGTTTGCGCAATCTACGAGGTTGGCGAAGAAGGCGAAGAAGCCTTCATCGTCATGCAGTATGTGCCCGGACAATCGCTCGACAAGATCATTGCCCAGGGTCCGGCCAGCTTGCAGCTCGTCTTGTCGGTGGGCATTCAGATCGCCGACGGGTTGAGCGCGGCGCATCAGTTGGGTATCTTCCACCGCGATCTCAAACCCGCCAACGTCATGCTTACCGATGGCGGACTGGTGAAGATACTGGACTTTGGACTGGCCCGGCGTCTTCCGCCCGAAGATGCCGAGTTCGATCCCTCGAAGACCGCCTCGCCACGCGCTGGTGGGCCGGCCAAGGCGACCTACACCGCCCGCGGAGGCACCATCGCGTATATGGCTCCGGAGCAATTCGTGACCGGGCAGAGTAGTGTGCAAAGCGACATCTGGGCGCTCGGAATCATCCTCTATGAACTGGTCAGCGGTCGCCATCCGTTTGCCCGGCCCGATGGCGAAGAGTTTCAAAGCATCCGCGCCATTCAGTACGCCGATCCGGTCTCGCTGACAGAGTGTTGCCCCGATGTTCCGCCAGAGCTGGGCAGTGTCATCTTCCGCTGCCTGGAGAAGACCCCCCAGGAGCGTTACTCCTCCGCCGCCGATGTGCGCGAAGCAATGAAGACCATCATGAAGGCGCTCCAGATCGAAACCGGGATCATTCCCGGCGATGCAGCAGCGAATCTACCCGTCTCTCCCGCCGAAGTGGAGAAGCGCTCCACCGGATTTCTTTCGATGCTGGCGGAGCGCTTTCGAGAATCGGCGGCGACTCAGGCAAAACAGAATACCGTTCTGGTTCTGCCCTTTCAAAATCTCGGCGCAGCCAATGTGGCGCCCCTATACGGGTATGCGCTGGCCGACGCCATCGGCGCCCGCCTGGCGCGAATGTCTTCGCTGGTGGTTCGTCCAGCCAGCGCGCTCATGAGCGTTCCGGTGCAGCAGCTGGATCCGCTGGCGATCGGACATAAGTTGCTGGTGCAATTCGTGCTGGCCGGAAGTTTCTTTCGCTCCGAACAGGGATTCGACCTGAACTGGCAGCTGCTCGACGTGCCCGGCGAGAGTCTCAAAGCGGGCGGCGCGATCAGCGTACCCTCTTTCGATCTCGTCTCCGTGCAGAACGAAATCTGTACGGAAGTCTTTTCCTCGCTCCAAGGACTAGGGCAGGGGTTTGTGCAGAAGTCTCAGGGTTTCCCCACGGGGCGCAGTGAGACTCTCGCCGACACCTCCTCGGAAGATTATTTGCAAGGCCGCGCCATGCTCTCGGCATTCATGCAGCGAACCAGTTCAAGAAGCGATCTCGATCGCGCGCGCGAGCTATTCGAGAAGGTCGTGGCCAATGACCCCAACTTCGCCCCCGCCTGGAGCGGCTTGGGCATCACTCATCTGCAGTATGTCCGATACGGATTCGGCGGCCAGATGCATGTGATGGCGGCCCGCCGCGCCTTCGATCAGGCGCTCGAAATCGATCCTGGGTCGATCGAGGCCAACTTGTATCGCGTCTACATGCTGCTCTCGCGTGGAGAAAAAGAGAGCGCGCGGCATGGCATCGAGCATCTGCTGCTCACCTCGGCGAACAACTCCGATGTCCACATGATCGCTGGAATGACGCTGCGGCTCGACGGTATGTACGACGAAGCGATGGAACAATTCAACCGCTCGCTGCAGCTGAATCCATCGAATGCTCCGGTCATCTATAACCATCGCGCTCGCGTCTATCAATATCAGAACCAGCTGGAGCTCGCCGGCGACGAGCTGGCCAAGGGACTCTCGCTCGAGCCGCGACATCCACTGCTCCGGACCTCAGTCGCTTACCAGCACATGCGTAAGGGCGAAATGCGACAGGCCATCGAGATACTCGAAGGGGTCATCCGCGACGACGCCAGCATGCGCATTGCTTACCCGACCTTGGCCATGTGTTATACGCAGATCGGCGAACGCGAGCGCGCAGCCTCGCTCATCGAAGAGGGTTCTCTAGCCGCCGCCCAAGTGGACAGTGAGATGGCCTACCGGCTCGCGACCTACTTCGCCGTCGAGGGCGACGAAAGCGAAGCGCTTCATTGGCTGCGAAGGGCGATCTATCTAGGCAACGAGAACTACCCCTGGTTCTCGAAAAATCCAGCCTGGAATCGGCTGCGGGCCCACGGAGATTTTGACCGGATCCTCGAAGACCTGAAAAAGAACTTCCGCAGAAATCAGAAGAATTGGAAGCGCCTGCTCGAACGCGTTCCTCGAGAGGCGTAG
- a CDS encoding SDR family NAD(P)-dependent oxidoreductase, with amino-acid sequence MGKLEGKVAVITAATSGMALATAKLFVEEGAYVFITGRRQDKLDEAVKAIGRNVTGVQGDAANLADLDRLYETVKREKGRIDVLFASAGRGEFGKIGEITEEHFDSTFDLNVRGTLFTVQKALPLFSDGGSIFLNGSIASIKGFPAFGVYSASKAAVRSFARTWLVDLKDRKIRVNILSPGTIDTPILDPLGPEAKEYFKTLVPRGEIGRPEEIATVALFLASSDSSFVNGVELFVDGGTAQI; translated from the coding sequence ATGGGAAAGCTGGAAGGCAAAGTCGCAGTCATCACCGCGGCTACGTCGGGCATGGCCCTGGCGACGGCAAAGCTCTTTGTCGAAGAGGGCGCCTATGTATTCATTACCGGACGCCGCCAGGACAAGCTGGACGAGGCAGTCAAGGCGATTGGACGGAACGTGACGGGCGTACAGGGCGACGCGGCGAACCTTGCTGATCTGGATCGCCTTTATGAAACGGTGAAGCGCGAGAAAGGGCGGATCGACGTGTTGTTCGCCAGTGCGGGTCGAGGCGAGTTCGGCAAGATCGGTGAGATCACCGAGGAGCATTTTGACTCGACCTTTGATCTGAACGTTCGCGGCACCCTGTTTACAGTGCAGAAGGCCTTGCCGCTCTTCAGCGATGGTGGTTCCATTTTTCTCAACGGGTCGATCGCCAGCATCAAGGGCTTCCCGGCATTCGGCGTCTACAGCGCCAGCAAAGCCGCGGTTCGTTCCTTCGCTCGGACTTGGCTGGTTGACTTGAAGGATCGGAAGATTCGAGTGAATATCCTCAGCCCCGGCACGATTGATACTCCTATCCTTGATCCGTTGGGCCCGGAGGCAAAAGAATACTTTAAAACTCTGGTTCCGCGGGGCGAGATCGGCCGGCCCGAGGAGATAGCGACCGTGGCTCTCTTCCTCGCGTCGAGCGATTCCAGTTTTGTCAATGGAGTGGAATTGTTCGTGGACGGAGGAACCGCCCAGATCTAA